Proteins from a single region of Aureibacter tunicatorum:
- a CDS encoding SurA N-terminal domain-containing protein, with amino-acid sequence MALISKIREKTGLAVGVITVGLALFLVGGDLLGPNSILKGNSKQVVGEIAGQKITLQEYQQEVDELKRNFALRNGRNPGEAEMNTIRNQAWQSLVSKIAYGNEYDELGISVPESEIIDMVQGNHIQPEIKQAFTNPETGEFSKQDLINYLKNLGSMPPQQQVSWQLFEQGLEPGRLRMKYENMLLGGSYATDIEAEKAYKEQNETVNVKYLYIPYYSINDTTISVSDSELKQYLAAHAEEFKTQESRVVEYVEFPITPSEEDKEYFNKEIKELKTEFEAEKTVKEDSIFAKVNTDNGLPVSDYTVASLPRYLTNSINILKPGSTFGPSKEGEFYTLYKVLEITQGDQPSARASHILFKVNGDDDAKVKAEAQKVLNQIKKGASFAEMAKEHGQDGTASRGGDLGWFGKGRMVEPFENAVFDAKKTGLLPKLVKTQFGYHIIDVTETANSDVYKIASIQRELSPSDKTIDEAYRKADFFASTTNDYEEFKANAEKDGLKIETANNVQKNDRRLGSLGNARQAVSWAYRDGRIGEISPAYEIDGNFIVLTVTTEVEEGTSTVDQAKDQLTIKVKNDKKAEQIIAKLKGKNGALNEVAIAYGSAANVFTKNGVKLADNSLPNAGYVPELVGAAFGLNAGQKSGPIKLDNGVAIIEVVTKAPGTEAKEEQLKTEKQNLASKARSRASYGVNQAIQKNADVKDERYRYY; translated from the coding sequence ATGGCATTAATTAGTAAAATAAGAGAGAAGACAGGTCTTGCCGTAGGGGTGATTACTGTTGGTTTAGCTCTTTTCTTGGTTGGAGGAGATTTATTGGGCCCGAATTCAATATTGAAGGGTAATTCAAAACAAGTTGTTGGAGAAATTGCGGGACAAAAAATTACTTTGCAAGAATATCAACAAGAAGTTGATGAGTTAAAGAGAAATTTTGCTTTGAGAAATGGCCGTAATCCTGGTGAAGCGGAAATGAATACTATTCGCAATCAAGCTTGGCAATCGTTGGTGAGCAAGATCGCTTATGGCAATGAATATGATGAATTGGGGATTTCAGTGCCTGAGAGCGAGATTATCGACATGGTGCAAGGAAACCATATTCAACCTGAAATCAAGCAGGCTTTTACTAATCCTGAGACGGGAGAGTTCAGCAAGCAAGATTTGATCAATTATTTGAAAAATCTTGGTAGCATGCCTCCTCAACAACAAGTTTCATGGCAGTTGTTTGAGCAAGGTTTGGAGCCAGGAAGATTGAGAATGAAATATGAGAACATGCTTTTAGGCGGTTCTTATGCGACAGATATTGAAGCTGAAAAAGCTTACAAAGAGCAAAATGAGACTGTTAATGTGAAGTATTTATATATTCCTTACTACTCGATCAACGATACGACTATTTCTGTTTCTGATAGCGAGTTGAAGCAATATTTGGCGGCCCATGCTGAAGAGTTTAAAACTCAAGAAAGCAGAGTTGTGGAATATGTGGAGTTTCCAATTACTCCATCAGAAGAAGATAAGGAGTATTTCAACAAGGAGATTAAAGAGCTGAAAACTGAGTTTGAAGCTGAGAAAACGGTTAAGGAAGATTCAATTTTCGCAAAAGTTAATACCGATAATGGTTTGCCAGTAAGCGACTATACAGTAGCAAGCTTGCCGAGGTATTTGACAAATAGTATTAATATTTTGAAGCCGGGAAGTACTTTTGGCCCTTCTAAGGAAGGTGAGTTCTATACGCTTTATAAAGTGCTAGAGATTACTCAGGGAGATCAACCATCAGCAAGAGCGAGTCATATATTGTTCAAAGTGAATGGAGATGATGATGCTAAAGTTAAAGCTGAAGCCCAAAAAGTATTGAACCAAATTAAGAAAGGAGCATCATTTGCTGAAATGGCGAAAGAGCATGGTCAAGATGGTACTGCTTCAAGAGGCGGTGATCTTGGGTGGTTTGGCAAAGGAAGAATGGTTGAGCCGTTTGAAAATGCTGTTTTTGATGCTAAGAAAACAGGCTTGTTGCCTAAATTAGTTAAAACCCAATTTGGGTATCATATCATCGATGTGACTGAGACTGCTAATAGCGATGTATATAAAATTGCTTCTATTCAGAGAGAGTTGTCTCCAAGCGATAAAACTATCGACGAAGCATACCGTAAAGCTGATTTCTTCGCTAGTACAACTAACGATTACGAAGAGTTTAAAGCGAATGCAGAGAAGGATGGTTTGAAAATCGAAACAGCAAATAATGTTCAAAAGAATGATAGAAGATTAGGATCTCTTGGTAATGCAAGACAAGCTGTGTCATGGGCATACAGAGACGGTAGAATCGGAGAGATTTCACCGGCTTATGAAATTGATGGCAACTTTATCGTTCTTACAGTGACAACTGAGGTTGAAGAAGGAACTAGCACTGTTGATCAAGCTAAAGATCAATTGACTATCAAAGTCAAAAACGATAAGAAAGCAGAGCAAATCATTGCTAAGCTTAAAGGCAAAAACGGAGCTTTGAATGAAGTGGCAATAGCTTATGGAAGCGCAGCTAATGTATTCACTAAAAACGGAGTGAAGTTGGCAGACAACTCTTTGCCTAATGCAGGATATGTTCCTGAATTGGTTGGAGCTGCGTTTGGTTTGAATGCTGGTCAAAAGTCTGGTCCTATCAAGCTTGACAATGGAGTTGCAATTATAGAGGTTGTGACTAAAGCTCCTGGTACAGAAGCAAAAGAAGAGCAACTTAAGACTGAAAAGCAAAACCTTGCGAGCAAAGCAAGATCTAGAGCTTCATATGGAGTTAATCAGGCAATTCAGAAGAATGCTGATGTAAAAGATGAGAGATATAGATATTATTAA